Within the Drosophila melanogaster chromosome 3R genome, the region ATTCTGCTGAGATCGTATCTGCTGTTTGGAAACTGAATCTGAGCCGTAGGAGGCACTATCCGAAGTGGTGTTGCTATTGGTATAATCTGTGCTTAACTGAGCACTTGGCTGTTCTTTCTTTCGTTCCACAGATGAATCGGAGGACTCAAAAGGCACATAATCCTGCGTGGGTTGTGGTCTCGACTGCTGCTGAGGACGATCTACAGATGCGGAATTCATGACATACTCTGACTTGGACTGAgcgcgctgctgctgcactggGTAATCCTGTGGAGAAATAATCTCCTGGCCGGAGCGATCCTTTCCCGTGCCGTACATCCTAGCGAAGGACTAGAACTTCTCGCCTGCGGTGTCGGTGCAGAAATGTGCAAGTGTCTGGTAACCCAATATGTGGCGGAGCCACTTTTTGGTGGCCAATGCCATCGATATACACCCACATGCTCCGCTGCCCCGGCAAACTGGCCCATATCATTTGCATATGTATGGCCATATATCGTTGTGGGCTTACTTTTACTTCTGCCAACTGTGGGGTTGCCAAAGTGCCAATGGTGGAGCTAAAGCTCGTGTATCGGAACAGACGTACGTATCAATATAGTTCACATTGAGTGGGTGCTTTCAAATTTGATGGCTCTTTCTgcatttgtttacattttattgttttggtaTTCACTACTTGGCTACTTGGCTATATGGCTATAAGGATATTTGGGTATTTGGCGTTCGGGCGTTCGGTCTTTGGTTACCATTAGGGAATTTTGTCATGAAATCCGGTTGCCAGCTGTAACGTGACCCAAATTGTTTTTGTGGCTTATTGATTCAACAAAAGTTTTGGCAGTTCTAAGGCCCAAATCGACGGGCCACAAGAAATCGCTGTTTGATTTGTTTCGCAAAAGGGTTCCTTCCACTGACAATGATGTATGTGCAAGGTCGGCGGAATAATACATCCATTAACCTGGATCATTCCCTATGCAAATTATGCTCGTAAATCATTTGTGCATGGGCGAATCGGTGTGCGCTAAGTGCAGctccaaaatatatatgaattcAAGCAAAACTCACCGCATCGGTATCACTCATATCTGAGTGGGTTACTACTGTTCGAATTCGGATCGGGGACTATGTCTATATAGACTGGTTCTCGGCACTGCCTGGCAATTAACTTAATGCGgagaaaaaaccgaaaacttttgcattaAGTTCcagtgctttttttttttttttggtgtgtgtTACATTTGACGGGCGAATCGATAAAATTGCACAGGACGACGAGGGATTCTTTAAACTGGAGGAGCTATGACCTCAGCACGTGCCACATCCGACTGCCAACTAAAGAGGCAACTGCAACTTGTGCCGACTCAGAGTCGGAATCGCCAACTTCCTGGcagtagcaaaaaaaaaaatatatatatatataatagtaCAAAATAAAGAAGGCCTGGCAGAAACAGCAACTGCAAATTAGGGCTACAATGATTTGTGATTTATTCGCGGCTGACATAAACCGAAATTCCACACAATGTTCATGTCAACCGCACAACAACGTTCAACTCAACtgtcatttgtggccaaatGGTCTTGGCCAAATTGATTATCAGCCAAGTGGAATGGGGTTGGTAAGTCAACAGTTGCACAGGTGCAAGCACAAAAGTTTCCTAAGCCCGtggcttgcatttcaattagATTCACCCTCGGTGAAATATGGTTAACAAAACTTGGTCCTTTGGCAATTGAATTCTGGCGCCACTGCAGTAGCGATTTTTATCACACAGTCCAAAGACTATCAATTgtagttgcagttgcagttggccataaaacaaaacaagcgcCATGCAATGCAATTGTATCGATTTTCCTGGCCAGGGGGCAATAACTTGGCCACGTACAGCCTGAGAAGGCTAATGCACTTTGCACTTTGGCTTGAACACGGGAATGAAGGTGCAATTTACCTAGGCGTAAGTAACCACACACTTCTACTGTGACAAAATCGcgtaataatataatatgttttatattttcttatattttttttttatatatttttgttttctatttaattgaaatattctGGTGGAGCTACGACGCCAGCTCCCTGCACTGCGTTGTGTTTGGCGCGAGTGTTAAAACTCGACtgcttttatttgctttgaaaAATTTCGAATTACAATACTTAGAATTTGTTTTGATACGCCAACTTGGTCTGGCGGAGCGTGGTCGCTCGTAAACTTCTCGGGGCGCATAAACAGAATGTGTCCTTGCGCAGTTCAAAGCGCTGCCAGGATATATTTTTGGTGGAGCAGCCCCTTGTATTCTGGCTATATTCTATTGACATACAAATTTATTAGTGGGGCGCCggggaaaaatgcaaattcaacaCGCCAACAATGAGCGAATGGGGAGCCTATAACGCTGATTTTATATGCAGATTTCATTTGACTTGATTAATTTAATGGCCACCGGGGGAGGCATTTCGACGCGCATTTGTGCATTCCCATTCCCAGACCCAATCCTTTGCCCTCGACAATCGGGAGGGtggcatatatatttttgtatccACATAGAGCCAACTTGCACCGCTTGCCACGCACCTTTCCATTATCCAGGTGTTGTTGTCATAGGTTCCCCTAATTGTTGTCTATTTATTTACAAGCAGGCAGCACGCAAAACTCCGGCGCTCTAATGCGTAGACATAAAAGTAAACCTGGGGAGATCCAAACTGACGTGAGGTTAGCCAAGGATTCAGACTCAGACGTGGAAGGAGCGTAGTCCTGGGCTAATGTCTGCATAGTTCTGTAGCCTAATTTCGATTGCCAAGGTTATGGTTCTTACTCTAGGACTGAATTAGTTTGATTTCCTGACGATTCTTTGTATTTAACATAACCATAATTGAAGCCATTTTAAGTTCTCATTAAGTTCCATAAATCTGAATACAAACCTGGAAGTAAAAGagaaaattttgtttaatataaagcgtttattttttaatttatctatttttaaaattctattaaaattttactttttattatatatatttattttagcgggttttatatttttctactAAAACAAACGAATTCGCCTGATATTATATCCAATTTGCCGTTAGGTTGCCGTCCAAGCTAATCTAATGCAACAACCCAGCGAAGAGCTAATATCCAAACCAGCACTGCTTGCACGTAACAGCCATGTGAATTCGAAATTaactaatataaatattaacaatAAGTATGCAAGGCTAAGGGCAGATTTTATACTCTCCCAACACAGCTTATGCATTAGAGTTTACCACTTTATTTGAACTTACTAAAATGGAATAATCGATTTGGTAACCATTTTAATTAGTAGAAAATTACTCAAATGTTATGTAAATCAAGTGCATTTAATCGGAAGCGCACGCTAAGCAAGGTCGACTGCTTTTTGTTGACACTTTTCCAAGGGGGGTGGTTTTGCCACCCCCTAATCGCTTTCGTTTTCCTTTCCTTCCGGCAtttgtttagctttttttttggggggatGCAGCCggtcggtgggtggtgggtttACGTTGTATCTATCGGCATGCCTTCCTTTTGGTTGGCTTCCCTTGGTCAATTTGTGTCTGCGTTTCGCTCATTGATTATTCTGTTCAGCATTCCTGTGGGGGAGGAATTCCTCATGTGGTTGCCGCCGCTCGCATTGCGCATGTTTGGTCAGAATGTCCTGCGACGCAAAAGATGAATCACAGCTCCTCCTCAGGAGTGCGAAAGCTTAAAACGCAGCTAATCCAGCAAAATGCAGGAGGAAACACACTGACAGAAAATGAAGAAAGCTTCgcatataatttattttcaaaatcataAGGGGGCTGAGCCAAATGTTCTTAAAGTGAAAGGAAATAATGGTATCACGATCCTCAAGTTTATATATTGAACTACAAACTTGTTTTCAAATTATGAAAAACTTATTGGTGCTTGCCAATACCAATAGGTAGTGCTCAAAAACGTGAGGAATGAATGAAAGAAGTTTCGGTAAATACTAATTTAAGCTGGCCACACTAAGCTCCATCTTCATTTTCTGCGAATTTTTCGAATTAAATCAGACTATTTCAAGATGTTCATTCCAAAAGCCAATCGTGTCGCCATCTACGAGTACCTCTTCAAGGAGGGTGTGCTCGTGGCCAAGAAGGACTCGCCCATCCAGAAGCACTCCGAACTGGATAAGATTCCCAATCTGCAAGTCATCAAGGTGATGCAGTCGCTGAACTCACGTGGCTGGGTCAAGGAGCAGTTTGCCTGGCGCCACTTCTACTGGTTGCTGACCAACGAGGGCATCGAGGAACTGCGCCGCTATCTGCACTTGCCCCCGGAGATTGTGCCCTCCACTTTGACGCAAACTACTCGATCGAACGCAGTGCGTCCGCGCGGAGGACCAGGAGGACCCGGAGGAGGATTCGGAGGCGCCTCCAAAACCGATGACGACAGATCGAACTACAGACGCGGTCCAGGCGCATATGGAATGGACAAGAAAGGCGATGTGGGTGCCGGAACCGGACGGGTCGAATATCGTGGCGGTTTCGGTCGTGCTTCTCGCTAcgacaattaaaataatggaaaaatatagTTGTTGCATAAAAACGATATAAGCACCTTTTTTTACATTCATACATATGCGTTCTAAAAGTGTTTATTCCTTGTGTCAATTAGTTTTGAAATGCATTTCGCAGGTAAAAGAGTTTTATAGTTTGCTAGTATAATAAGTAACATATTCCTATATTCCCAAGTTGACATCGACACCTTATCAATTAATCAAGATCCAAAATTTATGGCTATATTGACTAGGACCTCAGGTGGCGCGTATTTCGTGTCGCACATGGCCGTATTTATGTTCGAACTGGCAGGCGGTTTGGTAACTTtaacatttgtatttttgaCGCACTTCGATTATTGATTGCCTGCCACAAAATGTGGCAATTGTCAGTGCGGCAGCCGCACGCACGAAACGTCGACCAAAACGGGCTGGTATACCAAATATGGACTTGGTCACAACTTCCAGCAGAACAACAAATTATGCGGCGTCTGCCCAAAGCGGTGTAAGCCAACTGGGATGGGAATTGGTAATGGAATTGGGCTTGCATTGAATTGGATTGGGTAACCCACCCAGGCTAAAGACTCCCGCCCCCCCTCTCCTACTGAAGAAAGTGAAAACTGTCTTGGAAAATCGGGCAGATTCCAAAGCAAGTTCCCTGGCCGAGTTTATTGAACTGAAATTGGATTGGAGGTGCCAACGCTCCGTAGCCATTTGACAACTCTTTTGTGGCTTTAATTAGAGGGCAACACGGATCCACGGGGATTTGCATGTCGCGTGTCTAGCGACACTTTACTCAGCGGAAAAACAATTAGGCAAACACCCGAGCTAAGGCAGTACTTTATTAATATTCCGTTGCCAACTTTATTGatcaaacttttaattttgaaattaattaatcgAGCACCAACTTTGCCGCATTCCCAGATGCATTCATCAGATAAACAATGCATTAACAACTTAGTGGCTACCAGTCAAGAAATTAGCCATAAGGCAGACTGCTCGCCTGATAAGTGGACACAAATTCTTGAATCAGACCAATTAATTAATCATTAAGACCATATGGACAGGCCATGCGTATCCCAAAATCACAAAATCAGAAGCCAAAATTCAAATGCGTCTTGCTCGAATAGTTTGCGCATGGGTGTGCCCCACAAATATGGCTCCAAATATTTGGTAATTGTTTCACAAAGCGGAAACCTTAACAATTAGCAGAGTTTTAAAGGCATTTCGGTTAAGAAAAAGGTATCTACGAAAAACTGGCACACGCCCCCAATAGGAAAAACCAAAGaccgagagagagagagaggaaaaTCAATTGCAGCGCCAACAACTGCAAATGAGAAACGAGACTGGCAGCGTTTTGTGATAATTGAAAAGCCACCGCGAAATGGGTGACAGAAATTGCAGCGATTCTGGGCTATTTATAAAATCGCTGAGTGCAGtatgcatttgtttgttttcaattgAGCAGCATTACGTCACAcgattataattattatttttggtatAAAATATGAAAGTAAGTGCAGATCAATCAGGTTGAAAGAAAGTCTTATCAATAcgagtacatatgtatgtataatctAGATCTGTGGTGACTTCATGTAGATGACATCTCTGATAGTAATCAACGACgatatttttacttttattattagCACTAAACAAAGCTACAGCAGCGGagcattgttattgtttttatttagcaGAGCCGGTTTGCTCTTGACTCGAACACACTTGATTTAATATTCACACGGCGCGAGGCAGGGGTGTATCTTTTCGCTGCACACACATCGCACTGCCCTAATGAAGTCAACTGTTAGTTTAGAGGATAGTTCGCATTGGTGCCACGTCGCAGGCGGAATACCCTATTCAACAGGAAATTCAATATTTAGTTTAGCCAGCTGATGCTCGAGAACTCTGCAGACTGAACGACCACGAATGAAAAGGTACACGCAGCTCGATTTAAAACGAGGTCAAATGCAGAGCAACCACAGCAGCagtgcactcagaaaaaataaatgtaactTAATATACTTCATGTTTTGGCAAAcccatatttttttaaacttaaaagGATTTTCAGATTAGTCTTAGAAAAGATTTAACGTTGGATTTCTTTTTATAAGCTATGTGCAAGTGCAGAGATAATCCTTTTGTGAGTGCACGAGCTCGAATTGCTGATAACTTTTATCGCAGTCGGCCATATCGGTATCTCTCtagaaatatatgtatgtatattgtgtATCTGATAGATACACACTTGCACCTAGCCGATGCCAAGGCATCGGGCATcaagaacaattaaaagctgcACTCGGCCGTCGTGTGGGTGGTTGATGGCTTGCCACAGTTGCAGGTCATTAAACCGAGAGCTGGGATACCACAATGCACAATGCAGCCACAACTTCCACATCCTGCCGGCAGTCGAGCCCCCCTTTGAGCTGCGCCCCAAAAGCCGTAAACTTGCCGGTCTAAGCGGTTACTCAAACAgatcaaacacacacagagcgCTGAACCGGCCAAATCTATTTGCATAATGTGGCGGGCATGACGTGAGTCTTATGGCCTGCATGCTCGCCTGACATAACCATCAATGTCCTGGGGTGTGCCGGCAATATAATTTGCCTAATTGAGCCATAGCCATCGCTATCACCGCTGCAACTGGGCTACGGAGGCGTGCCTTGAACTTTCCTAATTGATTTTCTAAAgcacacgcggcgtatgcgtaatgcgcTGTGAAGTCACTTTTACTTACTAAATTCAGGTAAATACCACATAACTGCACACATAGCAAGGTAGTTATATGTTTTGACACttaactaataataatttctatatatatggTTTAATCTGAACCATTTCTTTTCTGTGTATCTTGCAACGCCCTCACCTTTTTGATCCTGATTAGCCCTCGCATTTGCTGGCttctgttgcagttgctgttgttgcggctgctgctgctgcagctgatggggtggtggttgttgctgctgcggtggtgctggtggtgcggcatttgctgctgctgctgctgctgcttcct harbors:
- the tau gene encoding tau, isoform E — translated: MADVLEKSSLLDAVPPLGDPHPPLPHQQLQQEAAAAAAANAAPPAPPQQQQPPPHQLQQQQPQQQQLQQKPANARANQDQKESSGNQTNSVLE
- the RpS10a gene encoding ribosomal protein S10a; the protein is MFIPKANRVAIYEYLFKEGVLVAKKDSPIQKHSELDKIPNLQVIKVMQSLNSRGWVKEQFAWRHFYWLLTNEGIEELRRYLHLPPEIVPSTLTQTTRSNAVRPRGGPGGPGGGFGGASKTDDDRSNYRRGPGAYGMDKKGDVGAGTGRVEYRGGFGRASRYDN